Below is a genomic region from Leptotrichia shahii.
AATCACCCTGGAAAAGCAATGGAGATTGCGTTGGAATATGGGCCGCTGGAAAAAATGAAAGTGGAAAATATGAAACTGCAGCATGATAATTTACAAATTTTCAGCGAAAAGGATGAAGCAAAAATTTTTGCAAATAAAAAAATTGATAAGACAAAATCGGCATTTATAATTTTGGCAGATTCTGAGAACTTAAAGGATGAATTTTTAAAACTTGGTGCAGATGTCGTAATTTTAGGAGGACAAAGTAAAAATCCAAGCGTTCAGGAAATCTTGAATGCTATTGAAAAGACTGAAAAGGAAAATGTTTACATTCTTCCAAATAATAAAAATGTAATTACAACGGCAAAAATGGCAGCTGAAAAATCTAAAAAAACAGTAGTAGTTTTAAGTACAAAAACAATGCTTGACGGATATTATTTTCTAAAAAATAAAGATACTGATATTGATGAAGTTAAAGAGGCGGCTTCTAGAAATTATTCTGTGGAAATTACAAAAGCTGTAAGAGATACAAAAGTTGAAGATTTATCAATCGAAAAAGATGACTTTATTGGGCTTGTAAATGGAAAAATAAAATACGCAAAAAAATCATTAAAAGAAACAGCAGATGCAATATTAGATGACCTAATAACTAAAAACACAATAACTGCAGTTATTGTAAGCGGAAATGAAAAAGATGAAACTTCACAAAAAAGCATTGAAGACAAGTTAGCAGCATTAAAAACTACAATTATTAATGGAAATCAGGAAAATTACTATTATTATTTATATATTGAAAATAAAGATCCAAATATGCCTGAAATTGCTATTTTGACAGATTCTGTATCAGATTTGACAAATGAAGACATTGAAGGGCTTCCAATAAAAGTTGTGCCTTTAAAAATTGATATAAACGGAGAGCTTTACAAGGATGGAGTGGAAATTTCAAAATCAGAATTTTGGCATAAAATGTTAAATAACGATGCAAAAATCAAGACATCTCAGCCATCACCGCAAGACTTTTTAAACGCCTATAATAAGTTATTTGAAAAAGGATACAAAAAAATTATCTCAATCCATCCATCATCAAAATTAAGCGGAACAATACAAGCGGCAAAAGTTGGAAGAAGTCTTGCAAATAGAGAAAATGACATAGAATTAATCGACAGTTTAGGCGCTTCATTACTGCAAGGATTCCTTGTGCTGGGAGCAGCAGGAAAATCAGTAAGAGGTGAAAGTTTTACAGAAATTATTAACTGGATAAATAACTTTAGAACTAAAGGTAAACTTCTTATGATTATTCCAGACTTGAAATACCTTGAAAAAGGTGGAAGAATCGGAAAGGCAAGTTCGACAATAGCTGGAGCATTAAATATGAAACCTATTTTAACTGTAAATCAAGGGGAAGTTACAGTTGAGAAAAAAGTTCTTGGTGAACGCAATGCACAAAAATATATCGAAAAATATATTGAACGTGAAAGCAAAAAACAAAGTATTGTACTTATGAGCGGATGGGGGGGAACTCCAACTGAACTTGAAAATGTTGTAAGAATTTATTCTGAAGTGGAAAATAATCCAAAGATTAACCCATTGATATTGAATAGAGAAATTGGAGCGGTAATAGGAGCTCACGCAGGTCCAGTTTATGGAGTATTTATATTCCCAAGATTAAGTTAATTAATGTATAAAATTAAATTTTAAACATAATAATCAGAAAGAGGTACAGCTTTGAAATTTAAATTTTTTGATGAAATAAATTCAACAAATACATATTTACGACGACAATTAAGAATCGAAGAGTTTGAAGTAATCGTAGCCAAAAATCAGACAGATGGAAAAGGAAAAAGAGATAGTACATGGATTTCAAGCGAAGGCGCCGCTCTCTTTTCCTTTGCTATCGAAGACCGTTATGAACTAGATGAAAAAATTACAATTTTCACAGGATATATTGTTTATAAAGTATTAAAAAATTATATAGAAAATAAAGACAAACTAACTTTCAAATGGCCAAATGACATTTATTATGAAAATAAGAAAATATGTGGAATACTTTGTGAAAAAGTAAGAGATTATATAATAATCGGAATTGGAATAAATATAAATAACACCGATTTCGGAATATTCCGTGAAAAAGCTATTGCACTTGTGGAAATCACAGGAAAAAATCATTCAGTACAAAATATAATAGAAGAAATTGTAGAAACTTTTCAAAATGAACTCTATAGCTTAAACCGAGAATGGGAAGATATATTACAAATTATAAATGAGAATAGTTATTTAAAAGATAAAAAGATAATAATTCAGCAAAATGGGAAATTTTCTGGAAAAGAATACAAATTTTTGCGTGTAGACAGAAGAGGCAAAATTTCTCTAATCGCTAAAGGTGATAGTGATGAAATAAAATTTTCTTCGTTAGAATTTAAAGTTTTATAAAATATATTCAAACACGTTTAAAATTAGACTATTAAAATTATATAAACTTAAGGTTTTAGTCCGATTTTGAACAAGTTTTACTATAAAAAAATAAAAAGGAGTATCCTCTTAATTACAAAGGATATTCCTTATTTTTTACAACTCGCCATTTTTCTTCATTTCCTCAAGAAATCTATCAACTCCAGATTGCCATGCAGGAATCTTTTCTCCCAGCAAATTTTCTACCTTGCTAGAATTCAATTTTGAATAAGCTGGTCGTTTTGCAGGAAGATTAAAGTCATCTGTTTTAGCTTTTCCTAATGTTCCTTTCCAGCCAATTTTTTCCAAAACATACTTTGCCTGATCATATTTACTTGCAATTCCGTCATTTGTGATGTGATACAATCCAAATTTTTCAGTTTGGATTAGTTTCCAAGAAAACTCAGCTAAATCTGCCGAATAAGTTGGAACCGATACTTGGTCATCTACAATATTTAATTCATCTCTAGATTTACTCCAATTAATAACTTGCTTGTTAAAATTATTATTTGCTATTCCAAATACCCACGAAGTACGTATCACAAAAGACTTATCATATGTTTCCAAAACACCTTTTTCTCCTTGAGCCTTCGATTTTCCATACTCTGAGATTCCATTTGTCCTGTCATCCTCCACATAAGGAGAATTTTTCTTCCCATCAAATACAAAATCTGTTGAATAAGTAACAAAAACTGCCCCAATCTCTTTAGAAACCTCAGCCAATTTCTTTGGTGCTTCAGCATTCAACAACCAAACCTTTTTGTCAGTCTCAGCTTTATCTACATCATTGTATGCCGCACAGTTTATTATATGGGTAATTCCTTCATTTTCTTGAAAAAATTCTTTTAAATCTTCATCGTTTGTGATGTCTAATTCCTTGTAGTCTGTTGCGATATATTCAATATTTTTTTTATTGAATATTTTTTTGAAGTCGTGGCCTAGTTGGCCGTTTGAACCGGTTAGTAGTATTTTCATATTATTCCTCTAATTTTCTATATTTCACATTTAGTTAATTTTTTTAATATTCTTTTATCTTATCTCTTAATTCAGAATATCTATCTATTAATTGTTTTATTGTAGGTAATTCTCCTCTTGTTTTGTCAGTATAAACAATGTCATCTCCCAAAACTATGACACCCCTACAAATGTTTTAGCACAGCCAATTGCATGTCCTAAACCTAGTATGTTTTTTTGCTTTACATAATAAATATTTGCTAATTTTGAAATATCATTTATCACTTTTAATAAATCTTTTTTCCCTTTTTCTTCAAGCGTTTTTCCCAACTCAAAAGAATAATCAAAATAATTTTCTATTGAAGTTTTATTTCCTCCCATTATAATAAATATTTCTTCAATTCCTGAATCTACTAATTCTTCAACTAAATATTGTAATGCCGGTTTATCCGCTATTACTAACATTTCTTTAGGCTGTGCCTTTGTTGCTAGCAATACTCTTGTTCCTAATCTACAGCAGGTATCACTGACTTTCTTATTTTTTTCTTTCATAATTTTTTCTCCTAAATATAATATATTCCCTATTTTAAGTATACCATATTTTTTAATATTTGCGATTATCTTCTCATTTCCAAGATTATAATTTAGACTTTTATTCTCTTCCAACATTTTTTCCATATCCAAAATATGTACTCTTTCCAAATCATAAATATGAACAAAATCTCTTATACAAGTACCGTTTTTCGTTGGATAATTATCTCAAAATATTTTTATGTTCTCTCTTTTTTACGTTAGCTGTCTGTAAAATTAATAGAATCAAATGAGTTTTAGGAACATGACCTTCCCCAATTATTCCTTCCTTATCGCTCCCGCTTACATTAAAATATCTTAAAACAACATTTTTTAAGCTATAAGCTGTGTCATAATCTTCAAGTATTTTCTCTACCATTAATTTACTCTTACCATACGGATTAATTGGTAACTGCTGATGTTTGTCGTCTATTTTTTCTTTAACTGGTTCTCCAAAAATTGCTGCCGTAATATCTTCTGTTTCAAATACTTCTTTTAATTTTTCTCTATTTCTCAAATTACCTTTTATAAATTTTACATTCAATATCTCAGCTACTTCTTTATTTCCTTTTGATAAATTAACACAAATTATTCAATTATACCCACTTTTTTTAATACTTTTTATATGATTGATAATTCACTTCTAAAGTATCAAATAAAGTTTCATCTAAATCACATAAAATTAATTTATTTTTTTCAATTCTCATCACCATACATTTCCATAACATTAATATTTTAGACATTATTACTAACTGATTTGCCCCAAAAGCATCATTTGAATGAATATACCTACTCCTTTAAAATTATACCCTTTTATTGTTAAAAATAATGAAAACATATAATATGAAAAAAAATACAAAATCCACATTGATATTGTTAATAATACTATTTTTATTTTATTTATTTTTTTGAAGGTATCTTTAAAATTCCATCTTAATAATTATAATTTTTAGTTTCAAAGATTTACTCTATAATTCTCAAACATCAAATTTATATAATTTTGATAATTTATTATTAGAGTTTAAATTTTTTTTAAACTTAATTCTTAAAGTTGTATTACTATGGTTTAAGTTTTATATTTAGGAGGGCAAAATGAAAGTAATGAATAAAAATATGAGCATATCAAAATGTATGGATATTTGGTTAAAAAATGAACATAATTATATAAAGGAATCAACTTACTTTCTTTATTTGACAATTATTGAAAATCATTTGAAAACGTATTTTAAAAGAAGAAGAATGAATACAATCTCAAATAAGGATTTTCAGTCTTTTGTTTTGGATAAATTAAATTTTGGAAGATTAGATGGCAAGGGAGGACTATCAAAAAAAACTGTAAAAGATATGACAGTTGTGTTAAAGTCTGTATTAACATTTGCAATGAAGCATAAAATTATAGATAAGACAGAATTTGAATTTAAAATCCCTAGGAAGGAAAAGACTAGAAAAGTTGAAGTGTTTAATTTTGAAGAAAGAAAAAAAATTTGCAAGTATGTAAAAAATAATCTTTGTGACCAAACTTTGGGAATACTTATTTGTATATGTACTGGACTTAGAATAGGGGAAATATGTGCATTGAAGTGGGAGGATGTGAATTTACGAACTGAAGTTATTAGTGTTAATCATACGATTCAAAGGATATATATTAATACTGCTAGAAAAAGCAAAATTATCATTTCATCACCAAAAACAGAAAGTTCAAGACGTACAATTCCCATTGCCGCTGAATTAATGCCTTTATTACAGCAGTTTAAATCTAACAGTAATTTTTACGTTATTTCTGGCAAGAAAAAGTATATTGAGCCAAGAACCTACAGAAAATTTTTCAAAAAAATGTTAAATATTTTAAAAATCTCAAA
It encodes:
- a CDS encoding DegV family protein: MAIKYLDAKRLKLVFIGGGKWVTKHEELLNELNVYPVPDGDTGSNMSMTLNSMINDLEEKTDEKIKMPQLIDVVEEAVLMGARGNSGTILSQVITGFLRGIGEKVKLLPKDVAEALVSAKETAYNAVSEPIEGTMLTVIRKISEKATECAEKFEDLVAFLKEIVEAGKTAVDETPEMLPKLKEAGVVDAGGKGLFFFFEGFYKVTTELNLLAELQKAQVKENEFDKTIANIDHDPESIHFQYCTEFIILNGNFDTNEYKKRVLELGDSAVFAQTSKKFKTHIHTNHPGKAMEIALEYGPLEKMKVENMKLQHDNLQIFSEKDEAKIFANKKIDKTKSAFIILADSENLKDEFLKLGADVVILGGQSKNPSVQEILNAIEKTEKENVYILPNNKNVITTAKMAAEKSKKTVVVLSTKTMLDGYYFLKNKDTDIDEVKEAASRNYSVEITKAVRDTKVEDLSIEKDDFIGLVNGKIKYAKKSLKETADAILDDLITKNTITAVIVSGNEKDETSQKSIEDKLAALKTTIINGNQENYYYYLYIENKDPNMPEIAILTDSVSDLTNEDIEGLPIKVVPLKIDINGELYKDGVEISKSEFWHKMLNNDAKIKTSQPSPQDFLNAYNKLFEKGYKKIISIHPSSKLSGTIQAAKVGRSLANRENDIELIDSLGASLLQGFLVLGAAGKSVRGESFTEIINWINNFRTKGKLLMIIPDLKYLEKGGRIGKASSTIAGALNMKPILTVNQGEVTVEKKVLGERNAQKYIEKYIERESKKQSIVLMSGWGGTPTELENVVRIYSEVENNPKINPLILNREIGAVIGAHAGPVYGVFIFPRLS
- a CDS encoding GDP-mannose 4,6-dehydratase, with protein sequence MNVKFIKGNLRNREKLKEVFETEDITAAIFGEPVKEKIDDKHQQLPINPYGKSKLMVEKILEDYDTAYSLKNVVLRYFNVSGSDKEGIIGEGHVPKTHLILLILQTANVKKREHKNILR
- a CDS encoding biotin--[acetyl-CoA-carboxylase] ligase, whose amino-acid sequence is MKFKFFDEINSTNTYLRRQLRIEEFEVIVAKNQTDGKGKRDSTWISSEGAALFSFAIEDRYELDEKITIFTGYIVYKVLKNYIENKDKLTFKWPNDIYYENKKICGILCEKVRDYIIIGIGININNTDFGIFREKAIALVEITGKNHSVQNIIEEIVETFQNELYSLNREWEDILQIINENSYLKDKKIIIQQNGKFSGKEYKFLRVDRRGKISLIAKGDSDEIKFSSLEFKVL
- a CDS encoding tyrosine-type recombinase/integrase, whose amino-acid sequence is MKVMNKNMSISKCMDIWLKNEHNYIKESTYFLYLTIIENHLKTYFKRRRMNTISNKDFQSFVLDKLNFGRLDGKGGLSKKTVKDMTVVLKSVLTFAMKHKIIDKTEFEFKIPRKEKTRKVEVFNFEERKKICKYVKNNLCDQTLGILICICTGLRIGEICALKWEDVNLRTEVISVNHTIQRIYINTARKSKIIISSPKTESSRRTIPIAAELMPLLQQFKSNSNFYVISGKKKYIEPRTYRKFFKKMLNILKISKLKFHSLRHTFATQAIENGIDYKTVSEILGHASVGITLNLYVHPDLEHKKECLNKIFNNLVKES
- the rfbD gene encoding dTDP-4-dehydrorhamnose reductase — protein: MKILLTGSNGQLGHDFKKIFNKKNIEYIATDYKELDITNDEDLKEFFQENEGITHIINCAAYNDVDKAETDKKVWLLNAEAPKKLAEVSKEIGAVFVTYSTDFVFDGKKNSPYVEDDRTNGISEYGKSKAQGEKGVLETYDKSFVIRTSWVFGIANNNFNKQVINWSKSRDELNIVDDQVSVPTYSADLAEFSWKLIQTEKFGLYHITNDGIASKYDQAKYVLEKIGWKGTLGKAKTDDFNLPAKRPAYSKLNSSKVENLLGEKIPAWQSGVDRFLEEMKKNGEL